TAGTAAGTGATGGTTCTCCAAAACCTTATAGATTGAGAATGATAACTCCTTCATATAGATTAATATACGTTTTTAAACAATTATGTAAAGGTTCGCGATATGCGGACCTAGTTTCGATTTACGGTAGTTTAGATTATTTCCCTCCGGAGGCGGATAGGTAATGAGTGTTCTATCAGCTTTAGAATATTATTTCTTTTACCCATCGTTTTTCCTTACAGTTATTTTCCCAGGTTTAATTTTTACCCTCATTTTTCTTTTAGTGACTATATGGTTTGAAAGGAAAGCTGCAGCTATTGTACAACTTAGATATGGTCCCTATTACGCTTCCAAAAGAATAGGTGGCTTGCTTCAGCTATTTGCCGATGCAATAAAGTTTGTATTTTCAGAGATTATAATTCCAAATGGTGTAAATCAGACACTTTATGCATTATCTCCAATACTTGTAGTAATATTCGCATTTTTGCCTCTAGGTCTCATACCACTTTCTACTATTCCTCAACAAGGATCAATACTTTCAGTTTATCACAATTTGTTCTATGATAATGTCATACATCAATCAGTTCTAGTTCCATTCTTCACTCAATACAATTTAATAGCTATAATTGCATTGGAGTCGCTATATCCAATTTTAGTGGTCTTTTTAGCATGGAATACAAATAACCGATTTGCAGTAGTTGGAGCTATAAGAGAAGCATATTTATCTGTATCATATGATGTATTGTTAATAATATCTACGTTAGCTTTAGCAATTGAGTACCATACTTTAGACGTTGCCAAAATAGTAGTTTCTGGAATACCTGGATTTATAGCAAACCCCATAGCAGCATTTGTATTTTTAGTAGCAATGCTAATAGGATCTTCGAGATTTCCTTTTGAAATAGTTGAAGCAGAGACTGAGTTGGTAATTGGCCCTTATACTGAATATAGTGGTTTCCTATTTGTTCTAACAATGGCTGGTTCATACGTTGCAAATTTAGTTTACGCAATTCTATTCGTAGATCTATTCATAGGTGGTTGGTTACCGTTTACCGGGTTTGTCGGAGCCGTATTTACTGTTTTTAAGGCCGCAATAGTAGTATTTTTTGCAGTTTTTCTTAGAAGCGTTTACGGGAGGTATAGAATAGATCAAGCACTAAGGGGAAGTTGGAAATACTTCTTCCCCCTAGCTCTTGCATCCTTAATATTAGGTGTGGTGGTGGGTTACTTATGGATAAGGTGAAGGAATATAAGAAAGAAAATATAGGTAGTTTATTCGCAGAACATATTCAATCTATAGTCACGGGAATAAAGTATTTTGTAAGACCTCAAAGAATTACTTTACAATATCCAGAGGATAGTCTTACTCTTCCGACAGGATATAGAGGAATGATTAGGCTCTATAAAGACGTATGTATAGGCTGTACTTTATGTGCTCTTATATGCCCTGCAGACGCCATGAAAATGGTTACCGAAAGTGGAAAGAAGTTTCCTCAAATAAATTATGGAAGATGTGTTTTCTGTGGTTTCTGTGTAGATGTTTGTCCAGTGGATGCATTAAAAGAGACTAGGGTTCACGATTTAGTTTTTACCTCTAGAAAGGAGTTAATATTTGACCCAAATAGGTTTAATGAAGATGTAGATGAGGTTCCTTTGGAGAATAAACCAGTGAGAAAAGTAAAAGCAGTAGTAGATGAGAAGAGGGGGATAAAATATGTCCCTGCAGACGAGTGATATTATTCAATATATATTGTTTGGGTTTTTTGGAATTATGGCAATAGCTTTCTCAATATACATAGTTAGGGCTAGAAATGTTTTCTATGGTGCAGTGAGTTTAGCCTTTTTAGGTGTAAGTATAGCTGCACTCATAGCGTTAGAGGCACCAGCTACCTACGGTATATACTCAATATTTCACATACTTCTTTATGTAGGTGCAACTGTAACTTTCCTAGCTATTTCGCTAGTGATGTTTAAGGATTTAGAAGTAAAAGTAAGTAGAGGCAATTTAGGAGTATTAGTAGGAGGAGCTGTTGCACTACTGTTCTTAATAGTTATTTTCCTATCAGTCTTTCAAGTATCTTCAGTTCCTCTTCAACCACTTAACTTTCAGATGCTGGCTAATGATTTATTGGAGAATTATTGGTTTCCATTAATTATCCTCATTATAGCTTTATTAACCACTTTGATTGAGGCAATATCGTTGGCTAGGAGGGATTGAAAATGATGGAGATTAGCTTATTGGGGATTATCATATCAGGTCTTCTAATAGGAATAGGCATTTATGGCTTGTCCTCTACATCAAATATAATTAGAGTGTTACTATCATCCGAAATAATACTAAATGCGTCAATATTATTCGTTTTTTCATTCTCTAGTGTTGCGGGTATGATTTACAAACCCATAATATTTTCACTCTTCGCAATAGGGATGGCCCTTACAGAAGTTGTAGTTGCATTCGCGGCGGTTATCTTGTATTATAGACAAAAGGGCAAATTGGAGGTGGAATAAATTGTCCTATATCTCCTTTATATTAGTAGTTATTTCTTTAATCATATCTGTTTCAATATTTTTTATTAAATCTAAAAGAGTTTCGTTTACATTAAGTCTAATAGCAATCGCGATAAATATTCCATTTCTATTTATGATAAATAGCTTTGAACATATCTTTATTGCAAGGTATGTTGGTGATTTTGGATTTGTAGTCAATAATCTGAATTATCCCTTTATAATAACCATTTTAGTAGTTACATTACTTACCACCATCTATTCTCTCAGATATATGGAGCATAAGTTTAGGGAAGAAAACAAGTACAATTGGGGCCTCTACTATGCTCTGTATACGCTATTCGCATTATCGATGCTCTACACAGTATTATCAACTAACTTATTGGAATTGTACATATTTCTGGAGATTTCTTTAATTTCTTCATTCTTACTAATAGCTCTCTATGGATATGGCGATAGGCGTAGAATAAGTCTTATGTATTTCATATGGACACATATAGGCACTATATTGCTTCTAGCCTCTATTATAGTTATAGGACTCACTACGGGAACTATGAACATTTATATTGATGCAAATACTTTCGCAAACTATTCTATAATACCTTATAGTATTCTAGTATTCTTAGTTGCCGTTATTGGAATGTTTATCAAAGGTGCTCAAGCAGGTTTCAATATTTGGTTACCCTATGCTCATGGTGAAGCGCCAACTCCAATTTCCATCTTATTGAGTCCAAATATGGTAGGATTAGGAATATTTGTAGTAATCATTTATTATTATCTGTTTCCATCAATGGCATTTTTAGCTCCTATTTTTATAGCTTGGGCTATTATCACAATGATTTATGGTGGTATCAACGCCCTAGCACAAAGGGACTTTAAGAGATTCCTGGCTTATTCAAGTGTTTCACAAATGGGATATATGTTATTAGGAGCATCTATAGCATTTTTAACTGGATTATCGTCTTCCATTTTATCATTACCACTAGGAATATTAGCAAGTATTTTAATATACGTCTCACATGGTTTTGGAAAAGCCCTCTTGTTCATGAGCGCTGGTGCTTCAATAACGGAATTGAACGAAAGAAATATAGAAAAGCTAGGTGGTTTATATCTATCTTCTCCTCTTCATTCTACATTAGCATTTATAGGAATTTTAAATCTTCTGGGACTGCCACCTACTATAGGCCTAGTTAGTGAGGCATTGTTAATATTTTCTGTTGGCACATTACTAAGTAAAATAGGCTTAACGGGATTTGTTGCAATAATAGCGTTTATCATGATAGCAATAGGTATTTCATCTGCTTATGCAGGTTACTTGTTTAAACTTGTTTATGCGGGTAAAAAGGAGATTAAAAGCATAGATAACGTGTTGGAGTACTCTATACCTATGGCATTGGTAGGTATATTTAGCATAGTGTTCTTCTTTATTCCTCAATATGTTACTCCCTCTTTATCATTTACGATACTATTCTCTAATGCCGTAATCTTGCCTATAATAGCATTTCTACCAGTTTTAGGTTCTTTAATAGCGCTAATTACTCCTAAATCTCTTAATCAAGATATAAGAGGTGCAATTGTAGTCTTAACAATAGGGGTCTCTGTGGTTTTATCAAGTTTACTTTTGATAAATAACCTAGGTCAACCATTATTTGGCCATCCTCAGTTTTCATACTCATTTGGTTATTTACAATTTAGCGCAAATCTGCTTCAGTCAATTTTAGCTCTCTTTGTCTCCTCTTTATCCTTCTTTATAGCTTTATACAGTATAGGATATATGAGAGAAGATAACGTTTTAAGGAGATATTGGGGATTCTTTGGACTATTTGTTTCATCAATGCTTTCTGTCGTTTTGGCTAATAATGCTTTATTGTTTATAGCTGGATGGGAAGGCACCAGTTTAGCATCATATGGATTAATTAGTTATTGGTTAGATGATAATGAAAGAAATGTAGTAGGAGACTTTGGAAGAAAGATATTTGGGATAGAAAACGTATCTAAGCCAACAACTAGCGGAATAAGAGCCTTAATATTTACCAGGATTGGCGATGTAGGTTTATTAGCAGTTTTAGGGTATTTAATTTCATTAGCGG
The nucleotide sequence above comes from Sulfolobus tengchongensis. Encoded proteins:
- the nuoH gene encoding NADH-quinone oxidoreductase subunit NuoH, with product MSVLSALEYYFFYPSFFLTVIFPGLIFTLIFLLVTIWFERKAAAIVQLRYGPYYASKRIGGLLQLFADAIKFVFSEIIIPNGVNQTLYALSPILVVIFAFLPLGLIPLSTIPQQGSILSVYHNLFYDNVIHQSVLVPFFTQYNLIAIIALESLYPILVVFLAWNTNNRFAVVGAIREAYLSVSYDVLLIISTLALAIEYHTLDVAKIVVSGIPGFIANPIAAFVFLVAMLIGSSRFPFEIVEAETELVIGPYTEYSGFLFVLTMAGSYVANLVYAILFVDLFIGGWLPFTGFVGAVFTVFKAAIVVFFAVFLRSVYGRYRIDQALRGSWKYFFPLALASLILGVVVGYLWIR
- the nuoI gene encoding NADH-quinone oxidoreductase subunit NuoI, with protein sequence MDKVKEYKKENIGSLFAEHIQSIVTGIKYFVRPQRITLQYPEDSLTLPTGYRGMIRLYKDVCIGCTLCALICPADAMKMVTESGKKFPQINYGRCVFCGFCVDVCPVDALKETRVHDLVFTSRKELIFDPNRFNEDVDEVPLENKPVRKVKAVVDEKRGIKYVPADE
- a CDS encoding NADH-quinone oxidoreductase subunit J produces the protein MSLQTSDIIQYILFGFFGIMAIAFSIYIVRARNVFYGAVSLAFLGVSIAALIALEAPATYGIYSIFHILLYVGATVTFLAISLVMFKDLEVKVSRGNLGVLVGGAVALLFLIVIFLSVFQVSSVPLQPLNFQMLANDLLENYWFPLIILIIALLTTLIEAISLARRD
- a CDS encoding NADH-quinone oxidoreductase subunit NuoK, producing MMEISLLGIIISGLLIGIGIYGLSSTSNIIRVLLSSEIILNASILFVFSFSSVAGMIYKPIIFSLFAIGMALTEVVVAFAAVILYYRQKGKLEVE
- a CDS encoding proton-conducting transporter membrane subunit → MSYISFILVVISLIISVSIFFIKSKRVSFTLSLIAIAINIPFLFMINSFEHIFIARYVGDFGFVVNNLNYPFIITILVVTLLTTIYSLRYMEHKFREENKYNWGLYYALYTLFALSMLYTVLSTNLLELYIFLEISLISSFLLIALYGYGDRRRISLMYFIWTHIGTILLLASIIVIGLTTGTMNIYIDANTFANYSIIPYSILVFLVAVIGMFIKGAQAGFNIWLPYAHGEAPTPISILLSPNMVGLGIFVVIIYYYLFPSMAFLAPIFIAWAIITMIYGGINALAQRDFKRFLAYSSVSQMGYMLLGASIAFLTGLSSSILSLPLGILASILIYVSHGFGKALLFMSAGASITELNERNIEKLGGLYLSSPLHSTLAFIGILNLLGLPPTIGLVSEALLIFSVGTLLSKIGLTGFVAIIAFIMIAIGISSAYAGYLFKLVYAGKKEIKSIDNVLEYSIPMALVGIFSIVFFFIPQYVTPSLSFTILFSNAVILPIIAFLPVLGSLIALITPKSLNQDIRGAIVVLTIGVSVVLSSLLLINNLGQPLFGHPQFSYSFGYLQFSANLLQSILALFVSSLSFFIALYSIGYMREDNVLRRYWGFFGLFVSSMLSVVLANNALLFIAGWEGTSLASYGLISYWLDDNERNVVGDFGRKIFGIENVSKPTTSGIRALIFTRIGDVGLLAVLGYLISLAGYNYILYPIANISSTVFSSLHEISSYPYGWLLLLILFLGGLAKSAQFPFTQWLLTAMTGPTPVSALIHAATMVNLGAILTFLTYPFIQINSNTYLFFEIMVGLTLFTAIYTSINALASNEQKVILAYSTADQISLMMFSSSLGALLGNVTLGIIIGLIQMFAHGLYKASLFMNAGSVIHYTESRYIASKPLLYKEIPYVFVLQLIAALNLANLPPLIGFWAHNSIGNLVSNFSSSIFYTYVILEFLGSIYILRYISRTFLWKGESNETHEKGHLSALMIITPGILVLASIIIGALYFNLASFFNIIAYSEIDYLSLGLSILGWIIAFAIYTRYLNLRSIKPLIDFAYYGWYVNPSFDKFGYLFKGFSNSLFAGFERGVIDLGLNEKLPKSIINLGSRIYNVVEDHILGDYIMLYAWGVFLFLIIVLIVFGVIR